A stretch of the Argentina anserina chromosome 6, drPotAnse1.1, whole genome shotgun sequence genome encodes the following:
- the LOC126799520 gene encoding DNA repair protein UVH3 isoform X3 has protein sequence MHGDVDPAVLAALPPSMQLDLLVQIRERLMAENRQKYQKVKKDPGKFSELQIQSYLKTVAFRREIDHVQKAASGRGFSGVQTSRIASESHREFIFSSSFTGDKQVLTAARAERSGYKEQALKEHFSNVKNSTPSTDNATASNPEESQRVFDGNIETYLDERGNVRVSRVRAMGIRMTRDLQRNLDLMKEMEQEETNANKITNGGNMLTKNNTSSILRMTHSNETDRETSRYDNGNSDNIGGPKNHPGQNKVAESLLGDKILVERNDQHVSKFGTPIEISIEDDGDAKHFDSEDDLFARLVAGNPVTISTADDTLEKQISGSDLDSDWEEGTVKSSSFPVNTELNSDPPYLKANNSDDSEVEWEEGFSGLAENTSSYLGKETTSKGYKEEEADLQEAIRRSLEDIGDEKCGASLEDEKLKSYLQEAHKATGNIDRETKMVDPQFSSQQTESVVEDIGDENCGASLEDEKLKSHLQEAHKATGNIDREIKMVDPQFSSQQNESVVDGIAKPNSVRYLGSSSEQVMRDASLRDNLEGEMHSAISVTPSGTTEVHAMREQVLGTLNESGGLSSVPNVCGNTNADTINDVTDGVDAQKDDAETESSCHLVVMAIPSSIRETSANKMTEKFDSYKKQIRETSHDNISQEIGHNLDKSPVKEIDNADIEVTEANLEEEMLILDQECMNLGDERRRLERNVESVSSEMFTECQELLQMFGIPYIIAPMEAEAQCAYLELANLVDGVVTDDSDVFLFGARSVYKNIFDDRKYVETYFMKDIESELGLTREKLIRMALLLGSDYTEGVSGIGIVNAIEVVNAFPEEDGLHKFRNWIESPDPTILGKLDVESGSSTTKRGSTLGKNDTNSKSHMDEKSNCQDQEHKQSDDPTEGVKQIFMNTHRKVSKNWHIPISFPSEAVTSAYTCPQVDKSTEPFTWGKPDHLVLRKLCWEKFGWVSQRSDELLIPVLKEYNKHETQLRLEAFYTFNERFAKIRSKRIKKAVKGITGDQPSELMNVAAEEGSNTRKKQSISTDEVGINNSDNYVVRTEKSTVRSQSNSKGKSNRKQSGKRKTSEDGQTNRKSDANGRGSRRGRGTSRVPRRGNRKVGTSSPESQSTSNDCEEADELENHKATFKSSEEMRRSGRLRKPVNYRVNDMDIDDLDLTDSSASHMEAGKQVLSKADGRCDEVVSGVNESIQNSAGKSSPKENQSKDYLEVGGGFCLSEDETYEPGLSNVDRYFQADVSENNTEMVGQIGEDENEIGTNRDGIHDRATAATLLRNGDLSDNSGFLNEADISHVPVQYNLPTKRPLVGLPGSRTSACDSEQSVNHYIGSDHSTSVASLQEDTVDYSGQPPIRALSAMPFLKKKRKR, from the exons ATGCATGGTGATGTTGATCCAGCTGTATTAGCAGCATTGCCCCCATCAATGCAACTTGATCTTCTTGTTCAA ATAAGAGAGAGATTGATGGCAGAAAACAGACAAAAGTATCAGAAGGTCAAAAAG GATCCTGGAAAGTTCTCCGAGCTACAAATACAATCCTATCTTAAAACTGTTGCTTTCCGTCGGGAGATAGATCATGTGCAGAAAGCTGCTTCTGGAAGGGGTTTCAGTGGTGTCCAGACTTCACGGATAGCCTCTGAAAGCCACAGAGAATTTATCTTCTCATCATCATTTACTGGTGATAAACA AGTACTTACTGCTGCAAGAGCTGAGAGAAGTGGTTACAAGGAACAAGCACTGAAAGAGCACTTTTCTAATGTGAAGAATAGTACTCCGTCTACCGATAATGCAACTGCATCAAACCCTGAAGAATCTCAAAGGGTTTTTGATGGCAACATTGAGACTTATTTGGACGAAAGGGGCAATGTTAGAGTCAGTAGAGTAAGAGCTATGGGGATCCGTATGACCCGTGATCTGCAAAGGAACTTGGATCTGATGAAAGAGATGGAACAGGAAGAAACCAATGCAAACAAGATAACCAATGGTGGGAATATGCTAACTAAGAATAACACTAGCAGCATTTTGAGAATGACCCATAGTAATGAAACAGATAGAGAAACATCACGTTATGATAATGGGAATTCTGATAACATTGGTGGGCCAAAAAATCATCCTGGTCAAAACAAGGTTGCTGAATCCTTACTCGGGGATAAGATCTTGGTTGAGAGAAATGATCAGCACGTTTCAAAATTCGGCACTCCTATAGAGATATCCATTGAAGATGATGGTGATGCAaagcattttgattctgagGATGATTTATTTGCTCGTTTAGTAGCAGGTAATCCTGTAACTATTTCTACAGCTGATGATACTCTAGAAAAACAAATTTCTGGTTCCGATTTAGACTCTGACTGGGAGGAGGGGACTGTAAAAAGTAGTAGTTTTCCTGTTAATACTGAATTGAATAGTGATCCCCCTTATTTGAAAGCCAACAATAGTGATGACAGTGAAGTGGAATGGGAGGAAGGATTTTCTGGACTTGCTGAAAATACCTCATCTTACCTCGGCAAAGAAACAACATCTAAAGGTTAtaaggaagaagaagctgaTTTGCAGGAAGCAATAAGGAGGAGTCTTGAGGATATAGGGGATGAGAAGTGTGGTGCATCATTGGAAGATGAAAAGTTGAAATCTTATTTACAAGAGGCTCATAAAGCTACAGGAAATATTGATAGAGAAACAAAGATGGTTGACCCACAGTTCAGCAGCCAACAAACTGAATCAGTTGTTGAGGATATAGGGGATGAGAATTGTGGTGCATCATTGGAAGATGAAAAGTTGAAATCTCATTTACAAGAGGCTCATAAAGCTACAGGAAATATTGATAGAGAAATAAAGATGGTTGACCCACAGTTCAGCAGCCAACAAAATGAATCAGTTGTTGATGGAATTGCAAAGCCAAACAGTGTAAGATACTTGGGCTCTTCTTCAGAACAAGTAATGCGAGATGCAAGTTTAAGGGACAATTTAGAAGGAGAAATGCACTCGGCAATATCTGTTACTCCTTCTGGCACAACTGAGGTTCATGCAATGAGGGAACAAGTCTTGGGTACTTTAAATGAAAGTGGTGGCTTATCATCTGTTCCTAATGTGTGTGGAAATACTAATGCTGATACTATTAATGATGTTACGGATGGGGTTGATGCCCAGAAGGATGATGCTGAAACAGAATCATCATGTCATTTGGTTGTAATGGCAATCCCTTCTTCCATAAGAGAGACATCAGCAAACAAGATGACAGAAAAATTTGATAGTTATAAGAAACAGATTAGGGAAACGAGTCATGACAATATTTCTCAGGAAATTGGTCACAATCTGGACAAATCCCCTGTTAAGGAAATTGATAATGCGGATATTGAAGTCACTGAAGCTAATTTGGAGGAGGAAATGCTAATCTTAGACCAAGAATGTATGAATCTGGGAGATGAGCGGAGACGGCTTGAACGTAATGTAGAATCTGTAAGCAGTGAGATGTTCACTGAATGTCAG GAGCTGTTGCAGATGTTCGGTATACCCTACATTATTGCACCAATGGAAGCAGAAGCCCAGTGTGCATATTTGGAACTGGCGAATCTTGTTGATGGTGTTGTGACCGATGACTCTGACGTATTCTTGTTTGGAGCACGAAGTGTttacaaaaatatttttgatgATCGAAAATATGTTGAGACATATTTTATGAAG GACATTGAGAGTGAGCTTGGCCTAACCAGGGAGAAGTTAATTCGTATGGCACTTCTTCTTGGTAGTGATTATACTGAAGGGGTTAG CGGAATTGGCATTGTCAATGCTATTGAGGTTGTAAATGCATTTCCGGAGGAGGATGGCCTCCATAAATTTCGAAATTGGATTGAATCACCAGATCCTACCATCCTTGGTAAGTTGGATGTTGAGTCTGGATCAAGTACAACGAAAAGAGGGTCAACCCTCGGGAAGAATGATACAAATTCAAAGAGTCATATGGATGAGAAAAGCAATTGTCAAGATCAAGAACACAAGCAGTCAGATGATCCGACTGAGGGTGTAAAGCAAATTTTTATGAACACGCAT aGAAAAGTGAGCAAAAATTGGCATATTCCGATATCTTTCCCGAGTGAAGCAGTTACTTCTGCCTATACCTGTCCACAAGTGGACAAGTCGACTGAGCCTTTCACATGGGGAAAGCCAGATCATTTGGTTCTTCGCAA ATTATGCTGGGAAAAGTTTGGTTGGGTTAGCCAGAGGTCAGATGAACTGCTAATCCCTGTTCTGAAAGAGTACAACAAACATGAG ACTCAACTGCGGCTGGAAGCTTTTTACACGTTCAATGAAAGATTTGCAAAAATTCGTAGCAAGAGGATTAAGAAAGCTGTCAAAGGTATCACCGGGGATCAACCTTCGGAATTGATGAATGTCGCTGCAGAAGAAGGCTCTAATACTAGAAAGAAGCAAAGTATAAGTACTGATGAAGTTGGGATTAACAATTCAGATAACTATGTAGTCAGAACTGAGAAAAGCACAGTTAGAAGTCAGAGTAATTCTAAGGGGAAATCAAATCGTAAGCAGTCAGGTAAAAGGAAAACTTCTGAGGATGGACAAACCAATAGAAAATCAGATGCAAATGGAAGAGGAAGCCGACGAGGAAGAGGCACTAGTAGGGTACCTAGAAGAGGGAATAGAAAAGTAGGTACCAGCTCTCCAGAATCTCAAAGCACCTCTAATGATTGTGAAGAAGCTGATGAGTTGGAAAATCATAAGGCGACATTTAAAAGCTCAGAGGAAATGCGCAGG TCTGGGCGGTTACGGAAGCCTGTGAATTACAGAGTCAATGACATGGACATAGATGACCTGGATCTCACTGACAGCAGTGCCTCCCACATGGAGGCTGGGAAACAAGTTCTATCCAAGGCCGACGGCAGATGTGATGAAGTTGTTTCAGGTGTCAATGAATCGATACAGAATAGTGCAGGGAAGTCGTCTCCAAAGGAGAACCAGAGTAAAGATTACCTTGAAGTAGGCGGTGGGTTCTGTCTCTCTGAAGATGAAACTTATGAACCAGGTTTGAGCAATGTTGATCGATATTTTCAGGCTGATGTTTCTGAAAACAACACTGAAATGGTAGGGCAAATTGGTGAGGatgaaaatgagattggtacTAACCGAGATGGAATTCATGATCGAGCTACAGCTGCTACTCTATTGAGAAATGGTGACCTTTCTGATAACTCTGGCTTCCTCAATGAAGCTGATATCAGTCATGTGCCAGTTCAATATAATCTTCCCACAAAAAGACCGTTAGTAGGATTACCAGGCAGTAGGACATCTGCATGTGATTCAGAACAGAGCGTAAATCATTATATTGGTAGTGATCATTCCACCTCCGTTGCGTCTCTGCAGGAGGATACAGTAGATTATTCTGGACAGCCACCTATCAGAGCTCTGAGTGCGATGCCATttctaaagaaaaagaggaagCGTTGA